A single window of Rhodococcus jostii RHA1 DNA harbors:
- a CDS encoding isoprenyl transferase, producing MIRRREPRAPHNSGSERQIRPPDQHPSGARPPGLQPELVPRHIALVMDGNGRWAQERGLPRTAGHERGEAVLMDAVCGCIEMGVEWLSAYAFSTENWKRSPEEVRFLMGFNRDVIRRRRDEMHEMGVRVRWAGRRPKLWRSVIKELEIAEELTKHNTVMNLTMCVNYGGRAEIADAAKEIGRRVAAGQLDPEKITEATVARYLDEPDMPDVDLFLRPSGEQRTSNFLIWQSAYAEMVYQEKLFPDFDRRDLWAACVEYASRDRRFGGVK from the coding sequence GTGATTCGACGACGCGAACCTCGAGCCCCGCATAATTCCGGGTCCGAGCGCCAGATCCGGCCGCCGGACCAGCACCCCTCGGGCGCCCGCCCGCCGGGCCTGCAACCCGAACTCGTGCCCCGGCACATCGCGCTGGTGATGGACGGCAACGGCCGCTGGGCGCAGGAGCGGGGACTGCCCCGGACCGCGGGCCACGAACGCGGCGAGGCCGTGTTGATGGACGCCGTCTGCGGGTGCATCGAGATGGGCGTCGAATGGTTGTCGGCCTACGCGTTCTCCACCGAGAACTGGAAACGCAGCCCCGAGGAAGTCCGCTTCCTGATGGGCTTCAACCGCGACGTGATCCGGCGTCGCCGCGACGAGATGCACGAGATGGGGGTGCGCGTGCGGTGGGCGGGTCGCCGGCCCAAGCTGTGGCGCAGCGTCATCAAGGAACTCGAGATCGCCGAGGAGCTGACGAAGCACAACACGGTCATGAACCTGACCATGTGCGTCAACTACGGCGGGCGCGCGGAGATCGCCGACGCGGCGAAGGAGATCGGCAGGCGGGTCGCGGCGGGGCAACTCGACCCGGAGAAGATCACCGAGGCGACCGTGGCCCGGTATCTCGACGAGCCGGACATGCCGGACGTCGACCTGTTCCTCCGGCCGTCCGGCGAGCAGCGCACGTCCAACTTCCTGATCTGGCAGTCGGCCTACGCCGAGATGGTGTATCAGGAGAAGTTGTTTCCCGATTTCGACCGCCGGGACCTGTGGGCGGCATGCGTGGAGTACGCATCGCGTGACCGTCGGTTCGGTGGGGTGAAATGA
- the recO gene encoding DNA repair protein RecO: MRLYRDNAVVLRQHKLGEADRIVTLLTRQHGLVRAVAKGVRRTKSKFGARLEPFAHIDVQLYPGRNLDIVTQVQTVDAFATDIVDDYSRYTTACAILETAERLAGEERAPAPQLHRLTVGALRAVAEHNRPCELILDAFLLRAMGFAGWAPALDDCARCSAPGPHRAFHVAAGGAVCVHCRPPGAATPSPGVLDLMDALIRGDWASTEDVPESLRGQASGLVAAHLQWHLERQLRTLPLIERARPHAAVRVEDSVRQDGDRDSTTRTSSPA, from the coding sequence GTGAGGTTGTATCGAGACAATGCGGTGGTCCTGCGCCAGCACAAGCTGGGCGAGGCCGACCGTATCGTCACACTCCTCACCCGGCAGCACGGTCTGGTGCGCGCGGTCGCCAAGGGGGTGCGCCGCACGAAGTCCAAGTTCGGCGCCCGGCTCGAGCCGTTCGCGCACATCGACGTGCAGCTCTACCCCGGCCGCAACCTCGACATCGTCACCCAGGTCCAGACGGTCGACGCATTCGCGACCGACATCGTCGACGACTACTCCCGGTACACCACGGCGTGCGCGATCCTCGAGACCGCCGAGCGGCTCGCCGGTGAGGAACGGGCCCCGGCGCCGCAACTGCATCGCCTGACGGTAGGTGCGCTGCGGGCCGTCGCCGAGCACAACCGCCCGTGCGAGCTGATCCTCGACGCCTTCCTGTTGCGGGCCATGGGTTTTGCGGGATGGGCTCCCGCCCTCGACGACTGCGCGCGGTGCAGCGCCCCCGGACCGCACCGGGCATTCCACGTGGCCGCCGGGGGAGCGGTGTGCGTCCATTGCCGGCCGCCGGGCGCCGCCACGCCGTCACCGGGTGTCCTCGACCTGATGGATGCGCTGATCCGCGGCGACTGGGCGAGCACGGAGGACGTGCCCGAGTCGTTGCGGGGGCAGGCCAGCGGTCTCGTCGCGGCGCACCTGCAATGGCACCTCGAACGGCAACTCCGCACCCTCCCGCTGATCGAACGCGCACGACCGCATGCGGCGGTAAGGGTGGAGGATTCGGTCAGGCAGGATGGGGACCGTGATTCGACGACGCGAACCTCGAGCCCCGCATAA
- a CDS encoding alpha/beta fold hydrolase — MPNRQRLSRWLPAVGVVLLVAACGADDGDGASKDFAGTVDIGGDRHIYLECAGTGAPTVVFASGLRFGADQWTTTADPAATSAFDGVAEFTRVCSYDRPGVVLGDDALSRSDPVPQPITTTDAVADLQSLLGATGEAGPGPYVLAAHSYGGQIARLFAGTHPDEVAGMVLIDAQSEELQTLLPPEQFQEFLRLNTPQQDSLDEYPDLERVDFVRSFDEIRAAEPIRPQPLVVLSADRSVAPQIAEGVANGSLPADIDPGYGPALDAVQPKAQADLAQLVPGAKHVTNTNSGHNINIEQPQLVVDGVRDVVDAVRDGRTEP, encoded by the coding sequence GTGCCGAACAGGCAACGGTTGTCGAGGTGGCTCCCGGCAGTGGGCGTCGTGTTGCTCGTCGCCGCGTGTGGAGCCGATGACGGCGACGGCGCGAGCAAGGATTTCGCGGGCACCGTCGACATCGGCGGGGACCGCCACATCTATCTGGAGTGCGCGGGCACAGGCGCACCGACCGTCGTGTTTGCGTCCGGTCTCCGGTTCGGCGCCGATCAGTGGACGACGACGGCCGATCCGGCCGCCACTTCGGCCTTCGACGGTGTCGCCGAGTTCACCCGAGTCTGCTCGTACGACCGGCCGGGAGTCGTGCTGGGCGACGACGCATTGAGCCGCAGCGACCCGGTTCCGCAGCCGATCACCACCACGGACGCGGTCGCCGACCTCCAGTCGCTGCTGGGCGCCACCGGCGAGGCCGGCCCCGGCCCCTACGTGCTGGCCGCCCACTCCTACGGCGGTCAGATCGCGAGACTCTTCGCCGGCACCCATCCCGACGAGGTGGCGGGCATGGTGCTGATCGACGCGCAGTCGGAGGAGTTGCAGACACTCCTGCCCCCGGAGCAGTTCCAGGAGTTCCTGCGGCTCAACACCCCGCAGCAGGACAGTCTCGACGAATACCCGGACCTCGAGCGCGTCGACTTCGTCCGCAGCTTCGACGAGATCCGCGCCGCCGAACCGATCCGGCCCCAGCCGCTCGTCGTTCTCTCCGCCGACCGCTCGGTGGCGCCGCAGATCGCGGAGGGCGTCGCGAACGGAAGCCTCCCCGCCGACATCGATCCCGGCTACGGCCCGGCCCTCGACGCCGTGCAGCCGAAGGCGCAGGCGGATCTGGCACAACTCGTCCCGGGTGCCAAACATGTCACGAACACGAACAGCGGCCACAACATCAACATCGAGCAGCCGCAACTCGTCGTCGACGGAGTCCGCGACGTCGTCGACGCCGTGCGCGACGGGCGCACCGAGCCCTGA
- a CDS encoding DUF1905 domain-containing protein, whose translation MPAPETPQSLAHTFTAPIQKDGAFATYVTVPDSAELLGTRRPVKVGGTIDGHPFNATLMPSGEGPHWLPLKIALCRLIGKDAAGVEVSVHLDQRLS comes from the coding sequence ATGCCCGCACCGGAGACCCCGCAATCGCTCGCGCACACCTTTACGGCGCCGATCCAGAAGGACGGGGCGTTCGCGACGTACGTGACCGTGCCGGACTCCGCCGAACTCCTCGGAACGAGGCGGCCGGTGAAGGTCGGCGGGACCATCGACGGCCACCCGTTCAATGCCACCCTGATGCCCTCGGGCGAGGGTCCGCACTGGCTTCCCCTGAAGATCGCACTGTGCAGGCTGATCGGCAAGGACGCGGCCGGCGTCGAGGTGTCGGTGCATCTCGACCAGCGGCTGAGCTGA
- a CDS encoding response regulator → MTRVLVVDDEPQILRALRINLSVRGYDVVTAASGAAALRAAAERPPDVIVLDLGLPDMDGTEVLAGLRGWCPAPVIVLSARTDSADKVEALDAGADDYVTKPFGMDEFLARVRAAARRATTAVDTSEPVVETDSFTVDLAAKTVRRAGAEVHLTPTEWGMLEMLVRNKGKLVGQKELLREVWGPAYATETHYLRVYLAQLRRKLEDDPSHPRHLITEAGMGYRFQV, encoded by the coding sequence ATGACGAGAGTTCTCGTCGTCGACGACGAACCTCAGATTCTCCGCGCGCTGCGGATCAATCTGAGCGTGCGCGGATACGACGTGGTGACGGCCGCGTCCGGGGCCGCCGCCCTGCGCGCCGCGGCCGAGCGACCACCGGACGTGATCGTGCTCGACCTCGGGCTACCCGACATGGACGGCACCGAGGTGCTCGCCGGCCTCCGCGGGTGGTGCCCCGCACCGGTGATCGTGTTGTCTGCGCGGACCGACTCCGCGGACAAGGTGGAGGCCCTCGACGCCGGCGCCGACGACTACGTCACCAAGCCGTTCGGGATGGACGAGTTCCTGGCGCGGGTGCGTGCGGCCGCCCGCCGGGCGACGACGGCCGTCGACACGAGTGAACCTGTGGTGGAAACGGATTCGTTCACGGTCGATCTGGCGGCGAAGACGGTGCGCCGGGCGGGGGCCGAGGTGCACCTGACGCCGACCGAGTGGGGGATGCTCGAGATGCTCGTGCGCAACAAGGGCAAGCTGGTGGGGCAGAAGGAACTGCTGCGGGAGGTGTGGGGTCCGGCGTACGCCACCGAGACCCACTACCTGCGGGTGTATCTGGCGCAGCTGAGGCGCAAACTCGAGGACGACCCGTCCCACCCGCGTCACCTCATCACCGAGGCCGGGATGGGCTACCGGTTCCAGGTGTGA